The sequence CATCAATAGGTGGTCTAACCAACCTGGCAGCTGTAGTGGGAACTTTAAGTCATGGTGCCTTAACATTAGGTGCATTATGAagtaagcaggggcgtaactacagtggtagcagccatagctgccgctatggggcctgcagtgggaaggagggccccatgaagaagcctgctatggggtcctgtctctcctagttacaccactggaatAAGGTTAATTCATGGAACATTAAGAGGTAACAGGTATTTTTTGGACCTCTGTGGGTACTACCCTGGAAGTAAATGTTcatcccaagtgcataaccttacatttatctacattaaaccccaTCAGCCAATTCTCTGTCAAAGCCTCCAGCTTCcataaatccctctgtaatagTATGCTATCTACCTCTGTATTAATGGCTATACAAAGCttaatatcatctgcaaatattgaaactctacagTGTAAATTCTCTATAAGGTCATTAATAGAAATATTTAAAAGAAGGGGGCTCAATGTTGGCCTCTGGGGCACCCCAGCGGTAACGTCAACGCAATCTGAGAATGACACCCATTTTTTCTATCGCTAAGCCTATTTCTTACTCAAAAACAAGGATCCAAATATGGCCCATGGCCCCATGCCCCCAAATCGTAGTCACTGTCAGGAGTGGCAGGAGTGCAGCATAGAGTACGCTGAGCATGTCACAGTGCAAGGTGTAGCTACGCTGTAGCGTAGCCTGACGAGGCTACCGGGGAGCAGGCCCTGTGAGGTGACTACCGGGGAGCAGGCCCTGTGAGGTGACTACCGGGGAGCAGGCCCTGTGAGGTGACTACCGGGGAGCAGGCCCTGTGAGGTGACTACCGGGGAGCAGGCCCTGTGAGGTGACTCCCGGGGAGCAGGCCCTGTGAGGTGACTACCGGGGAGCAGGCCGTGTGAGGTGACTACCAGGGAGCAGGCTCTGTGAGGTGACTCCCGGGGAGCAGGCCGTGTGAGGTGACTCCCGGGGAGCAGGCCGTGTGAGGTGACTACCGGGGAGCAGGCCGTGTGAGGTGACTGCCGGGGAGCAGGCCCTGTGAGGTGACTACTGGGGAGCAGGCCCTGTGAGGTGACTCCCGGGGAGCAGGCCGTGTGAGGTGACTACTGGGGAGCAGGCCCTGTGAGGTGACTCCCGGGGAGCAGGCCCTGTGAGGTGACTACCGGGGAGCAGGCCGTGTGAGGTGACTACCAGGGAGCAGGCTCTGTGAGGTGACTCCCGGGGAGAAGGCTCTTTGAGGTGACTACCGGGGAGCAGGCCCTGTGAGGTGACTACCGGGGAGCAGGCCCTGTGAGGTGACTACCGGGGAGCAGGCCCTGTGACGTGGCTACTGAGGAGCAGACACTGTGACGTGGCTACTGAGGAGCAGGCCCTGTGACGTGGCTACTGAGAAGCATACAGACATACATAGGTCATTGCTATGGAACCACAAAACCCAGTTAGATCCTACTCACCAAAGATAAAATACAAGGGTTCCCTATATAAATCATGACTTACTATTAGATTACTGAGGAACAGAAACAAGTAGACAtctttcatggtttttcttttcttcaGGTGACTTTTGATATGAGCAGTCAAGGTTTCTCTTCTTGTCATTCTCCTTGAATAGTTTGGACCACCAGTAAGGGATTCTCTTCGCTCCATGTCATGAGTGGGGTCCTGCTTTGTTTCCAGCTGTCCTGATGGATTTGAGCTACTATAACTTGGAGGTCTGAAGAGTACATTGGGTGGGAGACGATGCAAGCCTTCGACAATGAAGGCGTTCTGTATGGTGTGCTGGATGATCATCAAAGCTGAATAACCTAGGGTTAATCCGCACAAAACGCTGAAGGGTTGTGTAGACACCATGGCTATAATAGAGTAATAGGAGATGGCATATTGGCCCAATGTTGCTCCAAGTAATAGGGCCACATCTAAAGTACGACTTGGGTTCTTCTCGTTGCACATGTTCCTCTTATCTAATCTGAAGATGATAATTCCCACAATATTGGCCAGACACATGAGAACGAGGCTGACCACGTGAAATATGTAGAAGGTCCTCAGTGATAACCAGTGACTATGATTGGTGTCCCGACCCACTTCATACATGACGAACATCACTAGGCCGACTATCAAAACGGCCAGACCGGCGACAAGTCCTAAGAGTGGTATGTGCTGACGCACTCCTGGTCCTATTCCATGGGAATGGGAAGCATTTTCATCAATTTGCCGTCCTACGTTCTTCCACATGATGTATATCATAGCAGCAGCAAACAGATTATACTCAATGTTAAAGGGATACAGGTAGGCGAACACGTCAGAGTGGCCAATACACCTTGAGTTGCATCCACATGAGTTCTCGTCTGTAGAGGGAAACATATCTACATTACTTAGACATACGGTAGTCTGGTAGCGTTGGCCATCAAAGAAGATTGCAGGAGATGGAGAGTGCCAGACTATTGATGTCAAGTCTGGTCGAAGGTGACAAGTGAAAAGGACAAAGAAGCCACCCAACCAAAAATGTGGCACCCTCATACAAGAAGATGTGGTGTACAGCTCTGGAGGACCTACCTCCATGTTCTCCGTTGCTGCTGTTGTCTTCGGAACGATTTCCTTGGAGATACCACTGAAGTTCTAGAGTTTGTTGTGAGGACTCTTCGGCAACGGCAACGATCCATATGGTCAGATTCACCGACAACAAGACCATCAGGAAACACCTGCGGATGGGAAATGTAAGAGGGATCCATAagatcaaaatatattaaaatcatccagaatattttatttttttaacataaaatttttattgggttttgaacagaattatacaataaagataatccGATAATCCTGGTGAATCCCACCACTTACACACTGTACGGCCTGGATATTATACACCGTACAACGGCctggatattatacactgtacaACGGCCTGGATAttatagggcacattcacatggccgtctgcggggacgtacatgcggccgcaaatttgcggccacatgtacgtccccatagatccgggccgcacaccgcaaaaagatagagcatgctcttctctatggagggaggaggggtcttgATATTACACGCTGTCCAACGGCctggatattatacactgtacaacggcctggatattatacactgtacaATGGCCTAGATATTAAATGCTGTACAACGGCctggatattatacactgtacaacggcctggatattatacactgtacaacggcctggatattatacactgtacaacggcctggatattatacactgtacaACGGCcaggatattatacactgtacaACGGCCTGGATATTACACACTGTACAATGGCctggatattatacactgtacaatggcctggatattatacactgtacaacggcctggatattatacactgtacaACGGCCTGGATATTATACGCTGTACAACGGCCTGGATATTACACACTGTACAACGGCCTGGATGTTATACACTGTACAATGGCCTGGAtattacacactgtacaactgcctggatattacacactgtacaatggcctggatattatacactgtacaatggcctggatattatacactgtacaACGGCCTGGATATTACACACTGTACAATGGCCTGGATATTACACACTGTACAATGGTCTGGAtattacacactgtacaactGCCTGGATGTTATACACTGTACAATGGCCTGGAtattacacactgtacaactGCCTGGATATTACACACTGTACAATGGCCTggatattatacacagtacaatgGCCTGGATATTACACACTGTACAATGGCctggatattatacactgtacaACGGCCTGGATATTACACACTGTACAATGGCCTGGATATTACACACTGTACAATGGTCTGGAtattacacactgtacaactGCCTGGATGTTATACACTGTACAATGGCCTGGAtattacacactgtacaactgcctggatattacacactgtacaatggcctggatattatacactgtacaATGGCCTGGATATTACACACTGTACAATGGCCTGGATATTACACACTGTACAACGGCctggatattatacactgtacaACGGCCTGGATATTACACGCTGTACAATGGCctggatattatacactgtacaACGCCCTGGATATTACGCACTGTACAATGGCctggatattatacactgtacaACGCCCTGGATATTACACGCTGTACAATGACCTGGATATTACACACTGTACAACGGCctggatattatacactgtacaACTGCCTGGATATTATACGCTGTACAATGACCTGGATATTACACACTGTACAACGGCctggatattatacactgtacaacggcctggatattatacactgtacaACGGCCTGGATATTATACGCTGTACAACGGCctggatattatacactgtacaacggcctggatattatacactgtacaATGGCCTGGAtattacacactgtacaactgcctggatattacacactgtacaatggcctggatattatacactgtacaATGGCCTGGATATTACACACTGTACAATGGCCTGGATATTACACACTGTACAACGGCCTGGATATTATACAATGTACAACGGCCTGGATATTACACACTGTACAACGGCCTGGATATTACACGCTGTACAACGGCctggatattatacactgtacaACTGCCTGGATATTATTCACTGTACAGTGGCCTGGATATTACACACTGTACAACGGCCTGGATATTACACGCTGTACAATGACctggatattatacactgtacaACGGCCTGGATATTATACACTTTACAACGGCCTGGATATTAAACACTGTACAACGGCCTGGATATTACACGCTGTACAATGACCTGGATATTACACACTGTACAACGGCCTGGATATTATACACTTTACAACGGCCTggatagtacacactgtacaacgGCCTGGATATTACACGCTGTACAATGACCTGGATATTACACGCTGTACAACGACCTGGATATTATACACTTTACAACGGCGTGGATATTACACGCTGTACAACGGCCTGGATATTACATGCTGTACAACGGCCTGGATATTACACGCTGTACAATGACCTGGATATTACATGCTGTACAATGACCTGGATATTACATGCTGTACAATGACCTGGATATTACACACTGTACAACGGCCTGGATATTACACGCTGTACAACGGCCTTGATATTACATGCTGTACAACGGCctggatattatacactgtacaACGGCCTGGATATTACATGCTGTACAACGGCCTGGATATTacacactgtacaatgacctggatattatacactgtacaACGGCCTGGATATTACACACTGTACAATGGCctggatattatacactgtacaACGGCCTGGATATTACACACTGTACAACGGCCTGGATATTACACACTGTACAACGGCctggatattatacactgtacaACTGCCTGGATATTATTCACTGTACAGTGGCctggatattatacactgtaccAGAGCCAGGGCCTGCATGGGGcacacctgggcaagtgctggggcctagAGCTGCTGAggagcccacataaggctgtatataaggaatccatgagggtgaggggggctgtatataaaataaccatgaggggggtgtttgggatgataaactagggaatattttagggaacaggagactgttttagtttctgaatttttaatctcGCCacattcactgcaaaggggcctacagaggctctgctgcccaggggaccactgaaacctggagccgaccctgcactGTACGATGGCCTGGATATTATACCCAAAAGTCATATAAGTAGATCCTTAGCAATGAAACAATTTAGGTTAACCCATGGTAATATATAGTTGCAGAAAAGTAAGTGGGTTTTAATGGAATGGTGTCAGCAGAAAATGACCCGGTTTATGTGATAATAAAATTCTATGTGAAATGACCCAGTTCCCTAGATAAAAAAAGCCTAGTCATCTagtcaagtttctgaggtaaaactgttctagttgcccatggacaccagtcagggctcagctttcattttcccacagctgtttataaaatgaaagctgagctctgattggttgccatgggcaactagaacaattttagaATTTAGATTAAGGCCGCGATCACACATTCCGCTACCGTCGcggtcataacgcgacgctagaggacagggggcgggcctcgggttatcaatcgcaaaCATTTCCTGGGAAACGAATATGTGATTGGGCCGAGGCCCggcccctgtgcactagcgtcgcattatgaccGCGACGCTAGCagaatgtgtgaccgcggccttaatctaatatacagtataaagctgagtgtatgtatgtctgctaaaggaatctgtaccgtcacgtttacagtcaccaaactttgcacagccactctctgtgactcagggaatgtcatagtcTCGGTTTTTAACCGAAATTTTCaacccacactttccaaaatccacttatcaaCCACCAtacacagaagccattgtctgctgctgctgtgggagttggaagctgagcagtgattggctgctgttctgccacaggtcattaatatgagctctgagctgtgattggttgctgctctgccacaggtcattaatatgagctctgagctgggaTTGATtactataggccagtggtggcgaacctatggcacgggtgccagaggtggcactcagagccctctctgtgggcacccaggtcatcatcatcctcaggacacatggcctcctcctgcagtcccaggccacaCAGGGCAttgagcactattttaaagctacacatccttggctgcctgggaatgcaggaggagtgagaagatgtggacagagctggattataatttgagctcctgccatgggccctgcatTCTCCTTGTACAGCGGACCCTGGAGGGATGCTAGCTACATTAATCATCCTAATTTCttctctttctactgtattgatgtcctcaggatgcGAATACGATGAAGACAttgacaaagcagtaagcaataagttattgcttaaattgccatgttggcactttgaaatatataagtgggtttttgttgtcgtttgggcactcgctcgctaaaaggttcgccatcactgctataggcaatgagtataagacacttatatgtgaggtaatatggatagggatacagagatagagggagattaatcagaagtgtctgaggtaaaactgttccagttgcccatggaaaccaatcagaaatcagctgtaattttataaacagctgttcaaaaattaaacttgaactctgattggttgccatgggcaaccagagcagttttgctctcagacacttctgataaatctccccatagacaaagtgacagtcggagacagagacagactctggaatgagagtgtcggaGACAGACAGtctctgaaagagactgccagaaacagtcactcaaagacactgccagagacagacgtAACTCAAAGATACTGCCAGACAGACCATCActcaaagagactgccagagacagacagcgaCTAAAGgaaactgccagagacagacgtCACTAAAAtaaactgccagagacagacgtcaccaaaagaaactgccagagacagtcagtcactgaaaaagactgccagagacagtcagtcactgaaagagactgccagagacagtaagtcactgaaagagactgccagacagacagtcactgaaagagactgccagagacattcTGTGaaaaagactgccagagacagacaataactgaaagagactgccagaaacagtcacacagagacagagacagtcaaaaaagtttataaaaagggatgtcagtgacagagatggtcagtgaaagagatggtcagacacagtctgagacagtctatagatacatataaaatattttttgttaacccattctatttttttataGCTAAGTGCAATTATTTATTATCCCGGACAACGCCAGGAGGTGCAGCCAGTGCCAAATAAAgtaacagcacaggtacagaccAGTACATGTAATGTAATTTACACTAAGTCCAGGACGTCGGCCAATTAACAAAGCGATACTGTCGCCAGACAGACGCAGCGGTAACAGTAACCTGTTTGATGAAAAAAGCAAAATACACTGGAACGTGTCTCTCGCTGCGAGTATGTAGCCACCCAGAAAGTAAACAGTGGATTATACTGCTAATGCAATGTCCTAGGCACAGCTgtactgcacatagttcacacgTTACACGGTATTCATGGGCGGACATGTCAGTGATAGATACTGGTTATGTCACACCAATGATCTGACCCTATCATCCAAGTTAGTGGGACTCCTCCTGGCATTCACATATCGCTTGTTAGTCGCGTTACATGTGATGTAGGTGGCCAGATATAACATAAAGAGGATGCTGGCGCTCTACTTTTTCTACTATTAAGCTAGTGACGTAATGGGCGTTATACGATAGGCCTGTGAGAAGTTTACTCCCATTCAATTCATTTATTATAGTTTCCgcctgtcacgggtgtccctgcgatccatgtctcccGTGCCCATCTCCGTGGTGCCCCCCTTCCCGGCACTCACCTTGCCACGCTCCTGCTTCCGTCCCGGCTAGGCCGCATGCTTCCCGGCTCCCTAGGGCTCGAGCGccggcactcgaagatttaaaagCCCAGGGCACCTCTGATTGGTCGCTGGAGCTTCCGAGTTTTCCATAAAGACCGGCTGCGCCCATCAAACCCCACCGGATCTTCGAGCTCATAGCCTTAGTGAAAGTCTCCCTGCGTTGTTGTTCCTTGCACATTGTTCCTGTTCCCTGTCTTTgcgttgatctcctgttgtgaccccggacctgaactTAGaccttgcacctctgccgcctgtgcCTGACTCCAAGACTGCCCGCTGTATTTGTACCTcgaccctggctgccaccgcgtgctagttgcacctgtggaacgacctggtgccaCCCCGCcgaagcaagaccatcccacgttgtggcgggctctggtgaagaccaggtgccacttagattccagtcccaggtgtcagctagtaccatctcccgcggtggtccagggggtccactgataCCCGAGCCCTGACACCGCCTTCTTCTACTCGTACAACACCAGTCATATAAAGATGACACCATTGTTAATGCGCAAATATAGTGATTTTTGCTTTAACTTTTtgaaacattgggggagatttatcagaagtgtctgaggtaaaactgtttcagatgcccatggcaaccacgGGCAATCATAGCACAGCTTTCACTTTTAAACAGCTATTTATacaattacagctgagctctgattggtttccatgggcatctggaacagttttacctcagaccttctgataaatctcctccaatatcCCCAAAGTAAATTAAAAATGCAAAGGCCTAGtctataaggggttaaaggtgaatATATCTaggggtggtttcacattggtgttggtgcTGCCCATCCATTGCGTTTTCTCTCCATGttgcttctgttttgtctccACTTCGACTGACTTCCGTGATCAGTGAAAATCAATGGACATgttccaaaaatttttttatggacaACCAATCAATGGAAAACAActgaaaacaatggctttgtgaggcatccgtggaaatcactgagccACGGACGGGAAAAACAACACCAATGGTGATCAGATGCTACCATGATGTCTCATAACTAATCCCTCACCTGTCACATGTGAGATCCAGTGAGAACCATGGCAGCGCTCTCTCTGTTTACAGAGGATTAGAGGGATTAGATATCTGATGCAATAAGTGAATCACGTACAATCCACTCCTCTCAGTTCACTGTAACTCTATTCTTTTACTTTACAGTTTGAGGAACAGACATTTATCCTGGCCAGTTCAACTAATCAGAATGAGCTCTACACAAGTCACAGAGCGTgcccacaaaactccaaaaagagCCCCAAAAATGCTCTCTTgcacaaacatattggggctcatttactaaagggccgaatcgccgggtttcccgagtattaccgatttgcaccgtttttccctgaattgccccgggtttttggcgcacgcaatcggaatgTGTCGCATCCGCGTCGgcttgcacacgacggaaatcggggggcatggccgatggattcggaaaaaacgtggtatttaaaaaagaatttgtgtcgcttgacacgcacttacatgagAAGaatgtgcactccggcggaccttggcgcatcagcgacacctggtgcacatcgggcgcactaccttagtgaatcctgccagaacccgaatcctcgttggagaatgcACCTCtgtatcgcgactggaccgggtaagtaaatgagccccattttcttTAGAGGGTGTCTTCATAcgctcagtttttcagatgcagtttttgaagccaatagCCGGTGCAGATCAGAataggtgagaacatatcattcagAGAAGCTGTTTCTCTTCTTTT comes from Engystomops pustulosus chromosome 6, aEngPut4.maternal, whole genome shotgun sequence and encodes:
- the LOC140065034 gene encoding proton channel OTOP2-like isoform X2 yields the protein MVMNIDLHTLSDQLEDHKPVKQFRQNDDWKKGGRLLSGLVGSNVLLFSGALATCVFTEDVDIYEFDFLIVLSIMMVICVVWMVFQMYFTWKHKNAILFKDCQAGPIWMRVGIILFGVGTLVMASLKIVYAAEHSGCVRPMHIIQPIIQVIFVVVQTCFLWISCKHCVQIYLNATRCFLMVLLSVNLTIWIVAVAEESSQQTLELQWYLQGNRSEDNSSNGEHGDENSCGCNSRCIGHSDVFAYLYPFNIEYNLFAAAMIYIMWKNVGRQIDENASHSHGIGPGVRQHIPLLGLVAGLAVLIVGLVMFVMYEVGRDTNHSHWLSLRTFYIFHVVSLVLMCLANIVGIIIFRLDKRNMCNEKNPSRTLDVALLLGATLGQYAISYYSIIAMVSTQPFSVLCGLTLGYSALMIIQHTIQNAFIVEGLHRLPPNVLFRPPSYSSSNPSGQLETKQDPTHDMERRESLTGGPNYSRRMTRRETLTAHIKSHLKKRKTMKDVYLFLFLSNLIFWIMPAFGARIRFDNGLEVTFYGFSIWAIITNICLPFGIFYRMHAAATLLELYSMS
- the LOC140065034 gene encoding proton channel OTOP2-like isoform X1 — translated: MVMNIDLHTLSDQLEDHKPVKQFRQNDDWKKGGRLLSGLVGSNVLLFSGALATCVFTEDVDIYEFDFLIVLSIMMVICVVWMVFQMYFTWKHKNAILFKDCQAGPIWMRVGIILFGVGTLVMASLKIVYAAEHSGCVRPMHIIQPIIQVIFVVVQTCFLWISCKHCVQIYLNATRCFLMVLLSVNLTIWIVAVAEESSQQTLELQWYLQGNRSEDNSSNGEHGDMFPSTDENSCGCNSRCIGHSDVFAYLYPFNIEYNLFAAAMIYIMWKNVGRQIDENASHSHGIGPGVRQHIPLLGLVAGLAVLIVGLVMFVMYEVGRDTNHSHWLSLRTFYIFHVVSLVLMCLANIVGIIIFRLDKRNMCNEKNPSRTLDVALLLGATLGQYAISYYSIIAMVSTQPFSVLCGLTLGYSALMIIQHTIQNAFIVEGLHRLPPNVLFRPPSYSSSNPSGQLETKQDPTHDMERRESLTGGPNYSRRMTRRETLTAHIKSHLKKRKTMKDVYLFLFLSNLIFWIMPAFGARIRFDNGLEVTFYGFSIWAIITNICLPFGIFYRMHAAATLLELYSMS